Genomic segment of Niallia taxi:
AATAGTACGATGAAGAATAATACTGATTTCTTCATCAGTCAATATAATTTCTTCTTGATTCCCTTGTAAAACTTGTTTAACCATTTCAGTAGAGATTCCTAATAATTTTGGAATTTGATTTTCATTCACATGAAAATTCTCTATAACAGCTAGGATTTTCTCTTTTAAAAAGCTGTTAAACCCTTCAACTTGTGAACAACTTTCGACAATTATCTCATCCTTATACTCTTTCATATCTTTACCCCTTATCAAATTTTTGTATTTATTATACAATTATTGCGACAATTATAAAAGGAGGAGAACTATGAAAAAAGTTATTAGCTTTTTATTGTTATCAATTTTATTAATTACTATCACACCTGTTATTACTCAAGCTGAAGATGTAACTGAACAAAATCAGAGCCCCATGATAGAAGAATTCAGTATACCAGTTTACGAAGATATAAATAGTTTGATTGATTCGCCTAAAAAAGCAGCTGTAGTAAAGAAAGTGGCTGACATCAAATTTTGGGTAACTCCTAATACAAAACAAATACAATGGACTGTTATTATGAAGCCAGGATATTTATTCGGTTCGTTTAAAGCAACTATTCATGTTACAGATCTGACTAGTGGCAAAAGAGACGGTTATCATGATTTAAAAACTAGAGCAGGAAACCTAAATGTGCCCCATCTGAAAGGACATACAATGTTTGCACAAATTGTTTCGGGTAAGCTCCTAACTAACAAAGGTGTAGCACAAACTATTCCAAGTGGCTCCGCTTTAAAATGGAAAGCCAAGTAAATTTATAGCTAATAAACCAGTATGGAGAATTCCTCTATCTTTATAGTGGAAGATCCAGGATATGTTGGTGCTTGAGAAGCTATAAAATTTCATGATTTCACATTAGAACTTTACGTGTTTTTGAAACAGATACATTTTTTTCTAACCTGAATCAGAAGAAATTACGACTAATTTATATAACACCCTCTCACCAGAGTGAATGTCCATCCAAAGAAAGCTTAAAGCCTATAAATTGGAATAATGTTAAAACAGGGATTTATTATTAAAAGATGTGATAGTGAATTCCGTTATACACAAACAACCATCCCAACATCAGCCTCCATTAATTTAGCCAGAGTCATTTATTTGGGAACTTTTCGAAGACTTTTCTTCCTGGAAAACGAATAAAGATTTATTAATAAACCAGGATAAAAAGCAATTTTCTCTTTTTGAATGCCTTACTTCGCTTCTTAACCAGATTTCAATGGCCAAATTTATTAAAGATGCTGAATGGAATCATATCTTAAACGAATGCGTCTTGTTTCAGAGTGATAAAAAACCAAAACTACAATAAATAAAGCCAGACCCTAATAAGAGCCTGACTTTACAAGGAAACTGCCATACCTAAGTTCGATAAAACTTGAGAGTTTAAGAAGGAAGGTATGGCATAGCCTTAATATCAATCGGGAAAGCTATCCATCTAACATTTTTGAAAGATACGAGAGTTAGAAGGAAGATGGATAATAGCCCAATATGTAAATTATAGATAGTCTGCAACAATAATATCAAGATCAAAAGGGGTTATCCCTTTATCAACAGAGAAAACTAAATCTGCTTCCTCTATCTTATCAGAAAGTTCTCCTCTTGCCTCAATATGAAGCTTAAATAAATCATATAAGTTTGGTTTGACGAGTGTGGTTAACGCCTTCCCCATCAAAACCATACCCATTTGATTTTCTTCTACATTATTAGCATAATCTGGTTCATTCCGAAGTGCAATATCTGTCCAAATAACTTTATTCTCATATAAATCAAGAATCATTGGTATACAAATCATGGAATCAGATGTAATATCCAGTCTGTTCTCAACTGTTTTTGGTTCATATATTTCCCCAGAATTAGGATTTTCTCTGCTCATCCAGCCCATAAAGCATTCTGGCAGCTCATTAAAAGCTTCCCCGCTGAAAGAGTGAATGGAAAACACAATATATCTTCCGCCAAAGTTCCGAACCGACTGTATGTCTAAATCAATGAACTCACTAGCGCCAGCTGGTGCTGAGGTAATATCTCCGCTGTGACATGATTTATATTTAGCTGACCTTAAATTTGTATACGAAACATGTTCCAAGTATCCCCATGAGTCGTCATACATAACAGCGGATAAATCGATATCTGTGCCCCATTCAGTTGACCCGTCCTTCCAATATAAAAAGGTTCTAATTGTATTTGTTGACTCAGCTATATCAATCTTTGAGCCTCTGACAACAGATTTTATCGACTTATTTGCAGAGCGCTGCGAAAATGGAACAATATAATTTTTGAGCGCTTCATCCAAGTAAACCTTTCCAAGCGGCTCCTTTTGCTTGTATGCCTCAATCAAGCTGTTTTCGCAAACAGAGACAGCAGCTTCGCAAACATTTTCGTCTATTGCAGGCAATGTATTATCAATTACAAACATCTTAGCAACATTCCCTTTAGGGAAAAACGACCTCTTTTCTTTGTCTTTATTTCTGTGCTTGAAATGCTCTCTTACTTGCAGTAGTACAGTCGTTTCGACTTTATCAGTCACTAGCTGAAAGCTGTCTATCACAGACTGAGGTTGGGGATGCATGCGTAGAAGCTGATCAAGCTTGCGGGCAAACTCCCCTGGTCTTTTTGATAATAACCTAATCGCATCGTCTATTTGGTTATTTTGCAGTGCCTGTGCAACAAGCCCATTAAATGTAGGAATATCCTCATTGTTTCTCAGCTTTGAAAATGCTTTGTTCGCTTTTGTAAATTGCTTGTATTCTGCAGGATGCAGTCGCTCTCCTAATCTAATCCATCTGTTTTTATATCGCTTCATATCCTCTTCGATGCTTCCGCAATTTTCAAGTAAAGCTAATAATAAACGCCTTTCTTTTCTTTTAAAGCTCTTAAAACGCGTATTCGCCGCTAAACTGATGTCTCCATCAGACAGAGACACTGCAATTCTTAACACATCTGTCGCCGTTTTAACATATTGATTCAGCGGTTTGTAGTTAAGTTTGTTTTCGACTATTAGTTTTCCGAGCAGTGCAACATTCTCCTTAAGAGGAATGTCTTGCGGAATTATTTGCTCAACATG
This window contains:
- a CDS encoding TerD family protein translates to MINQIYLRRKNKLILNKSNEPTPQLHYIATIAANFESLGYSLSKPVIDILYTYSTDQLNEFYLSTFQSLKELLGADKTYKPMYPNFPQQVMKASDAELYMNALIHYASLGKILPHYEQQTRLPLYDRTNLKLIALGSMNDFLMIFRNLLSSKTSLSKSDREDLAYVFASLPEHVEQIIPQDIPLKENVALLGKLIVENKLNYKPLNQYVKTATDVLRIAVSLSDGDISLAANTRFKSFKRKERRLLLALLENCGSIEEDMKRYKNRWIRLGERLHPAEYKQFTKANKAFSKLRNNEDIPTFNGLVAQALQNNQIDDAIRLLSKRPGEFARKLDQLLRMHPQPQSVIDSFQLVTDKVETTVLLQVREHFKHRNKDKEKRSFFPKGNVAKMFVIDNTLPAIDENVCEAAVSVCENSLIEAYKQKEPLGKVYLDEALKNYIVPFSQRSANKSIKSVVRGSKIDIAESTNTIRTFLYWKDGSTEWGTDIDLSAVMYDDSWGYLEHVSYTNLRSAKYKSCHSGDITSAPAGASEFIDLDIQSVRNFGGRYIVFSIHSFSGEAFNELPECFMGWMSRENPNSGEIYEPKTVENRLDITSDSMICIPMILDLYENKVIWTDIALRNEPDYANNVEENQMGMVLMGKALTTLVKPNLYDLFKLHIEARGELSDKIEEADLVFSVDKGITPFDLDIIVADYL
- a CDS encoding HTH domain-containing protein — its product is MKEYKDEIIVESCSQVEGFNSFLKEKILAVIENFHVNENQIPKLLGISTEMVKQVLQGNQEEIILTDEEISIILHRTIFLTEGYSLLEPQERIKTLIASPLKDEYGFTDKSLAAYAGVPYKVFDTFYNQNEEIEKEHLVKICLNLFMLSKLFED